Proteins found in one Thalassomonas actiniarum genomic segment:
- a CDS encoding biotin/lipoyl-containing protein, which produces MKAGKLGLVALIFNSLNAFAGDIHVHLFERPSDLLISRHSGEIIEIAAKPGAQVARGDVILSVRDDKNVWHVRSSTRGAIELYSKTIAIGERLHQGDIIAEIISNDITGELRITSEQGNSYNLDLDGIYCCLYLRGKAFEIKIEDALVNINRQLYYFSVISPGPELFRFLDDVVNEQAELVMKLSFDNNGEANSG; this is translated from the coding sequence ATGAAAGCAGGTAAGCTAGGGTTGGTGGCGCTGATCTTTAATTCTTTAAATGCATTTGCGGGTGATATCCATGTTCATTTATTTGAACGGCCATCAGACTTGCTCATTTCCAGGCATTCAGGTGAAATTATTGAAATCGCTGCTAAACCTGGGGCGCAAGTTGCACGGGGGGATGTTATATTATCTGTCCGCGATGATAAAAATGTTTGGCATGTACGTTCCTCCACAAGGGGAGCAATAGAGCTCTATTCGAAGACGATTGCGATAGGAGAACGTCTTCATCAAGGGGATATCATTGCTGAAATTATCAGTAATGATATTACAGGCGAATTAAGAATCACTAGTGAGCAGGGGAATAGCTATAACCTTGACCTTGATGGTATTTATTGCTGCCTTTATCTGAGAGGGAAAGCATTTGAAATTAAAATCGAAGATGCTTTAGTTAATATTAATCGCCAACTTTATTATTTTTCGGTGATTTCTCCCGGCCCAGAGCTGTTCCGCTTTTTAGATGACGTTGTTAATGAGCAAGCAGAGCTAGTGATGAAATTGAGCTTTGATAATAATGGTGAAGCTAACAGCGGATAA
- a CDS encoding HlyD family secretion protein → MSDLFRKEAIKHQGQKLDGDVTLATHMSFNVIAVLIVIIVAVGFTYLLLGEYHRKEAVSGYLRPNTGLSKIYPVAPGTIDEMYVEEGDLVEKGQLLARLRMDRHLSSGKEYNNSIIEELLTQKNLIGANVSSQQQLFEVDLQNNKVQMENSKAKLLQTQNQQKLLKERLELGKKKLDDTASLIKSGFVSQREYQDQQDAYLALKQQVEDIQAQVLSQKQELSQYRFQAKQMPIEHKEQIGQLKSQLAGINQEISQADAQRSLDIRSNRRGTVTNLLVNVGMMAQSNYPLMTILPEEAKLEAVLYVPTRAYGFVKEGQKTRIRYQAFPYQRFGIYQGKIEKVSKSVLLPNEANLPVSLQEPVYQVVVDIEQQEAIAYGLEVPLQAGMLLEADIMVDSRSLFEWLFEPIYSIKGDI, encoded by the coding sequence ATGTCTGATTTATTTCGAAAAGAAGCAATAAAACATCAGGGACAAAAACTCGATGGTGATGTCACCCTGGCGACGCATATGTCATTTAATGTCATTGCGGTGTTAATCGTGATCATAGTAGCGGTAGGCTTTACCTATTTACTATTAGGTGAATATCATCGTAAGGAGGCGGTATCCGGCTATTTAAGGCCGAATACCGGACTCAGTAAAATCTATCCGGTGGCGCCGGGCACCATAGATGAAATGTATGTTGAGGAAGGAGACCTGGTTGAAAAGGGGCAGTTGTTGGCCCGGTTAAGAATGGATCGCCACCTTAGCTCAGGTAAAGAGTATAACAACAGCATTATTGAGGAGCTGCTTACGCAAAAGAATTTGATCGGCGCGAATGTTAGTTCCCAGCAGCAATTATTTGAAGTCGATCTGCAAAATAACAAAGTGCAGATGGAAAATAGCAAAGCGAAGTTATTGCAAACGCAAAACCAGCAAAAGTTATTGAAAGAGCGCTTAGAGCTTGGCAAGAAAAAGCTTGATGATACCGCTTCTTTAATCAAAAGCGGCTTTGTATCCCAGCGTGAATATCAGGATCAGCAGGATGCTTATTTAGCATTGAAACAACAAGTGGAAGATATTCAAGCCCAGGTATTATCGCAGAAGCAAGAGTTAAGTCAGTACCGCTTTCAGGCAAAACAAATGCCGATTGAACATAAAGAGCAAATAGGACAATTAAAGTCCCAGTTAGCCGGTATCAACCAGGAAATCTCCCAGGCTGACGCTCAACGCAGTTTAGATATCCGCAGTAATCGGCGCGGTACCGTGACTAATTTACTGGTGAATGTCGGCATGATGGCGCAAAGCAATTATCCGTTAATGACGATATTACCTGAAGAGGCAAAATTAGAGGCAGTACTTTATGTACCGACACGAGCTTATGGTTTTGTAAAAGAAGGTCAGAAAACACGCATTCGTTATCAGGCGTTTCCCTATCAGCGCTTTGGTATCTACCAGGGAAAAATAGAAAAAGTGTCTAAGTCGGTGTTGTTACCCAATGAAGCGAATTTACCGGTGAGCTTACAGGAGCCGGTTTATCAGGTGGTGGTCGATATAGAGCAACAAGAGGCCATTGCCTACGGACTGGAAGTGCCGTTACAGGCTGGCATGTTGTTGGAGGCCGATATCATGGTAGACAGTCGCTCGTTATTTGAATGGTTATTCGAACCCATTTACAGCATTAAAGGAGATATCTGA
- a CDS encoding DUF6931 family protein: MLKKIPNKNIASIISRYQLSDEAAALLTPELTPEAAIVQLQEQKLYNDVVQFIAHALPVMEAIGWASEAMDLRQADWSEQEVMAINAARNWLSQPNETLRIRASQLADRVGLEYAPGWVAKAVFWSGTGSIVEPDLPAVMPPPFLYGHAAAAAITIAAAVPQWDHYQKFYQQVIELGIAIANGKGINTQAMAIAADSATDNQAEGN; the protein is encoded by the coding sequence ATGCTTAAAAAAATTCCCAATAAAAATATCGCCTCGATCATCAGCCGCTACCAGCTCAGCGATGAAGCCGCAGCCTTGCTCACCCCGGAGCTGACGCCAGAGGCCGCCATAGTGCAGCTACAGGAGCAGAAGTTATATAACGATGTGGTGCAGTTTATCGCCCATGCCTTGCCTGTGATGGAAGCCATCGGCTGGGCCAGCGAAGCCATGGATTTGCGCCAGGCAGACTGGAGTGAACAGGAAGTCATGGCAATTAACGCCGCCCGTAACTGGCTAAGCCAGCCCAATGAAACCCTGAGGATCCGCGCCAGCCAGCTGGCAGACAGGGTCGGCCTGGAATACGCCCCCGGCTGGGTGGCCAAAGCAGTCTTCTGGTCCGGCACCGGCAGCATAGTGGAGCCGGATTTACCTGCGGTCATGCCGCCGCCGTTTTTATACGGTCATGCCGCTGCCGCCGCCATCACCATAGCCGCCGCTGTGCCGCAATGGGACCATTACCAGAAATTTTACCAGCAGGTGATCGAGCTCGGCATTGCGATTGCCAACGGTAAGGGCATCAACACCCAAGCCATGGCTATTGCTGCCGACAGTGCAACAGATAATCAAGCAGAAGGAAATTAA
- a CDS encoding TonB-dependent receptor plug domain-containing protein: MFKQTHLANSVRLGLMFCVTAAPLSFAASISQNSNVEEIEKIEVTGSRIKRTELEGPSPIVILTADDISDKGFSNMYEAIQNLTAGTGTNQGQGYTNTFTPNAETVNLRGLGANRTLVLLNGQRVANYPRAYNSENNVFNLSTIPTSAVARIEILTGGNSAIYGSDAVAGVMNIITKKGIEETTVTLHHNTSDAGGGDNRKLTLTGGFSSENFSWSYAVDYSDQDMLLGSERDWLDDFNDGPATDTQPEYYRVNSRSIMAGGWEGGFVYLHPDEFGDNLCDQYPDFELSERPSRGFYCGRDTTGDASYINERENISVYSNFQWDFAEQHQLTADVLYWTSDAAQRGGYGASWRTDTMTSGYHDGGGFVWDAENERYLFLQRTFSKEEVGDNKSYFEDDMLYVSLGLNGTIFDDYDYQVTLSHSATDNREHELLIASDKAREYFLGTPVGVEAGEPGMEYIPNYDRFWSPLDEAGRAAIVEKNDSTADASVTTLNGFISGALYELPAGELGFSVALEYSSEDYEINVDPRTLNENTGWGNGLTGTEGGGERDRYGIALEFEVPITEQVIANIAGRYDYYNDETDVDGAFTYQLGLQYRPTEDLLLRTSYGTTFRAPDIHQINSGPSGSYLGITDYYLETKCLQLSQGLDTGFNAVDQAALQVQCNPELPGELKEGQRVKVTQTGNTKLHEETGYSASVGFSWDVMDNLNWTFDLYKVKIKDQVESWNSDNYFRKERDCREGINTQGVDCEFILSRSTRFDGSMPNSGLTVESWNSTYVNQALNEQTGFDMQLDYLYDAGNWGEFSAEIKYTHVLEMVNQEFAGEEIDDDYRDDYLNSALRSKVDSTFAWAKDDLRITLTQMRYGSSWNWEDPDPTRNTNDERRALAGRLAPWLIYNLGVNYDITDAHSVRLGVNNLRDSRPRNDKSFDGTDPWFDRSVYPTMIGVMGRTFSFDYIGKF, from the coding sequence ATGTTTAAACAGACACATTTGGCGAACTCGGTTCGCCTGGGATTAATGTTTTGTGTGACTGCTGCGCCTTTGAGTTTTGCCGCAAGCATTAGCCAAAATAGCAATGTTGAAGAAATCGAAAAAATAGAGGTGACGGGATCGCGTATCAAGCGCACCGAGCTTGAGGGACCTTCGCCTATCGTGATATTGACCGCGGATGATATCAGCGATAAAGGTTTCAGCAATATGTATGAAGCCATTCAAAACCTGACCGCCGGCACAGGCACCAACCAGGGGCAGGGCTATACCAATACTTTTACTCCTAATGCCGAAACCGTGAATTTACGCGGCTTGGGGGCAAACCGGACCCTGGTTTTGCTCAACGGCCAGCGGGTTGCCAATTATCCCCGGGCCTATAACAGTGAAAACAATGTTTTTAACCTGTCGACCATACCGACATCTGCGGTTGCCAGGATTGAAATCTTAACCGGGGGCAATTCGGCCATCTACGGCTCGGATGCGGTGGCGGGGGTGATGAATATCATTACCAAGAAAGGTATTGAAGAGACAACCGTTACCCTGCATCACAATACCTCGGATGCCGGTGGCGGCGATAACCGCAAGTTAACCCTTACCGGCGGCTTTAGCAGTGAAAACTTCTCCTGGAGTTATGCCGTGGATTATTCCGATCAGGATATGTTGCTTGGCAGCGAAAGGGACTGGCTGGATGATTTTAATGATGGCCCTGCCACGGATACCCAGCCGGAATATTATCGGGTTAACTCGCGTTCCATTATGGCCGGGGGTTGGGAAGGAGGTTTTGTTTACCTGCACCCGGATGAGTTTGGCGACAACCTTTGTGATCAGTATCCGGATTTTGAGCTGTCGGAGCGTCCCAGCCGCGGTTTTTATTGTGGCCGGGATACCACGGGAGACGCTTCTTATATCAACGAGCGGGAAAACATTTCCGTGTACAGCAATTTTCAATGGGATTTTGCCGAGCAACACCAGTTAACGGCAGATGTACTGTATTGGACCAGCGATGCCGCCCAGCGGGGTGGCTATGGTGCTTCCTGGCGAACCGATACCATGACCTCGGGTTATCATGACGGCGGGGGGTTTGTCTGGGATGCCGAGAATGAGCGCTATCTGTTTCTGCAACGCACCTTCAGTAAAGAAGAGGTCGGCGATAATAAATCCTATTTCGAAGACGATATGTTGTATGTTTCCCTGGGGCTTAACGGTACCATTTTCGATGATTATGATTACCAGGTCACCCTTTCCCACAGCGCCACTGATAACAGGGAGCATGAATTGTTGATCGCTTCGGATAAGGCGCGGGAATATTTTCTCGGAACCCCGGTAGGGGTTGAAGCCGGTGAGCCCGGTATGGAATATATCCCGAATTATGATCGCTTCTGGAGTCCGCTGGATGAAGCCGGACGTGCCGCCATTGTCGAGAAAAATGATTCGACCGCAGATGCCAGCGTTACCACCCTAAACGGTTTTATTAGCGGAGCCTTATATGAGTTGCCCGCCGGTGAGCTGGGCTTCTCGGTGGCACTTGAATACTCGAGTGAAGATTATGAAATCAATGTCGATCCCCGCACCCTGAATGAAAATACCGGTTGGGGCAATGGTCTTACCGGCACCGAAGGCGGTGGCGAGCGTGACAGGTACGGCATAGCCCTGGAATTTGAGGTGCCCATTACCGAGCAGGTGATTGCCAATATTGCCGGCCGTTATGATTATTACAATGATGAAACCGATGTCGACGGCGCCTTTACCTATCAATTGGGATTACAGTACCGGCCTACTGAAGATTTATTGCTGCGCACCAGTTATGGCACAACTTTTCGGGCGCCGGATATTCACCAGATCAATTCCGGACCATCCGGCTCCTATCTGGGGATCACTGACTATTACCTGGAAACCAAGTGTCTGCAGTTGAGCCAGGGGCTGGATACCGGATTTAATGCGGTCGATCAGGCGGCGTTGCAGGTGCAGTGTAACCCGGAATTGCCGGGTGAGCTGAAGGAAGGACAGCGGGTTAAAGTGACGCAAACCGGCAATACCAAGTTGCATGAAGAAACCGGTTATTCCGCCTCTGTCGGTTTCTCCTGGGATGTGATGGACAACCTGAACTGGACCTTTGACCTCTATAAGGTCAAGATCAAAGATCAGGTGGAGTCCTGGAACAGCGACAACTATTTCCGTAAGGAAAGAGATTGCCGTGAAGGCATCAACACCCAGGGGGTGGATTGTGAGTTTATTTTAAGCCGCAGTACCCGCTTTGACGGCTCTATGCCCAACTCAGGTTTAACGGTGGAGTCCTGGAACAGTACTTATGTGAACCAGGCGCTGAACGAACAAACCGGTTTCGACATGCAGCTGGATTACCTCTACGATGCCGGCAACTGGGGGGAATTCAGTGCGGAAATAAAATATACCCATGTGCTGGAGATGGTCAACCAGGAGTTTGCCGGTGAAGAAATCGATGATGATTACCGGGATGACTATTTAAACAGTGCATTGCGCTCTAAAGTGGACAGCACTTTTGCCTGGGCAAAAGACGATCTGCGCATCACCCTGACGCAAATGCGTTACGGCTCCAGCTGGAACTGGGAAGATCCGGATCCGACACGTAATACCAATGACGAAAGGCGGGCGCTGGCGGGACGTTTAGCACCCTGGCTGATTTATAACCTCGGGGTTAACTATGATATTACCGATGCCCATAGCGTACGTTTGGGGGTTAACAACCTGCGTGATAGCCGGCCCCGCAACGACAAGAGCTTTGACGGCACCGATCCCTGGTTTGACCGTAGCGTCTATCCGACCATGATAGGGGTGATGGGGCGTACTTTTTCGTTTGATTATATCGGTAAGTTTTAA
- a CDS encoding PEP-CTERM sorting domain-containing protein: MKNKLNLFLSAVLFLITSSVHATVIETISFLGDNQGVAESFGFSSGGVDLTVTAWTTNVNDEQTELVPWQLLSGDNGVYNGSTGLGVVSSDNDGADLDGGSSGSFARDPDEGLLFVFSEQVNLHAFTAGDLSSNDDLNFAWVSLLSADSLDASNLFVDRNDGSDHYQLSSGTFGYAFMLWVDGNDDDVRIESLEFSTVPEPYTLLLLAIGLLLCGFRGMKKGR; encoded by the coding sequence ATGAAAAATAAATTGAATCTCTTTTTGTCTGCTGTTTTATTTTTAATCACCTCATCGGTTCACGCCACCGTTATTGAAACCATCAGTTTCCTGGGGGATAACCAGGGAGTTGCCGAAAGCTTTGGTTTTAGCAGCGGCGGTGTCGACTTAACCGTGACTGCCTGGACTACCAATGTCAATGATGAACAAACCGAGCTGGTGCCCTGGCAACTATTGTCGGGTGATAACGGTGTTTATAACGGCAGTACCGGTTTAGGGGTTGTATCGTCCGATAATGACGGTGCCGATCTTGACGGCGGCAGCTCCGGAAGCTTTGCCCGGGATCCCGATGAAGGCCTGCTTTTTGTGTTTTCCGAGCAGGTGAACTTACATGCTTTTACCGCCGGTGATTTATCTTCCAATGATGATCTGAATTTTGCATGGGTGAGTTTGTTGTCTGCCGATAGCCTGGATGCCAGCAACCTTTTTGTTGATCGCAATGACGGCAGTGATCACTATCAACTATCGTCCGGCACCTTTGGTTATGCCTTTATGCTCTGGGTGGACGGTAACGATGATGATGTCAGGATTGAAAGTCTTGAATTTTCAACGGTACCTGAGCCTTATACCTTGCTGTTATTGGCGATAGGACTGCTGCTGTGCGGCTTTCGCGGCATGAAAAAAGGGCGTTAA
- a CDS encoding PAAR domain-containing protein yields MGQPAARITDMHVCPMQTPAVPPIPHVGGPIIGPGAPTVLIGGMPAAVVGDSVTCVGTPDSLVMGSTTVLFGGKPAIRMGDTTAHGGSIVLGMPTVLIG; encoded by the coding sequence ATGGGACAACCCGCCGCCAGAATTACCGATATGCATGTCTGCCCGATGCAAACTCCCGCCGTACCGCCCATTCCCCATGTCGGCGGCCCCATTATCGGCCCGGGCGCCCCGACAGTACTGATCGGCGGTATGCCCGCGGCAGTCGTTGGTGACAGCGTGACTTGCGTCGGCACCCCGGACAGTTTAGTGATGGGCAGCACCACAGTGCTTTTCGGCGGCAAACCCGCTATCCGTATGGGCGATACCACAGCCCACGGGGGTTCTATCGTATTAGGCATGCCGACGGTGTTGATCGGTTAA
- a CDS encoding winged helix-turn-helix domain-containing protein, protein MQIINESEIDFSRKIKEVKFGFWSLFPKEQTISDGAVTRELEPLLYSMLCYFITHHDRIISRQELIDNVWQQAYVDDNAINRAISELRKALKSEIQRGHILKTHYRKGYSFLLEIEVVYHPQKNPPTTEPLITTSASQPTAEKVDTDNSEKKPLATKDFSHPKQVKIKYLYVFTCLVIVLTFGVLFKYIYPLATITSDNKIEKKQSLVYSQEILAWEKGTVTIPKLSKNKQLLAYSFMPENGYKDALHIKDMATLKEYKITEHEANVFPVGWSENNDLFYQIFDRSNRCELWQVNLNKHISQAQHKKLFDCNTNNLISGEGINNQLLYTKYNYRNIANLSAIVSRDLTTGNEFQVTSPNIEILGDYFLKISKKKDKILFLRMQAKGSQIYIANIDGSNQSMLFDLDYIIGAVNWSADNAAIFWHAPNQKKLFTYELTSKKLTEEDVNTQYKLGKLYSTDIINKERLIYSTYFHDYNIAKLDLTSEKKELSEYSKTDIVERHVVPYHKSNESIYVVQQGGNSLWHYKDGIKKKIKDLPLYSGKLKTIAISPDDSQILVAWKDRLVIYQLSDFSIKKDVKLDGIIKTASWPLAEKVLLTYTESLKTNAWFYDLQTDNLIKLTNSQLISAQLINENELLFLNTEIQLIKKNIATSHSEPQINFAGQLELIWSANNEHVYYSFDKRIIYKKSLNNKTPAEEVFRLKHSDVEQLHIKSSESGDVLYMTTWKQKNNYLLDLTLKKTQ, encoded by the coding sequence ATGCAAATTATCAATGAAAGTGAAATTGATTTTTCCAGAAAAATAAAAGAAGTAAAATTTGGCTTCTGGAGCCTTTTTCCAAAAGAGCAAACGATTTCCGATGGCGCCGTTACCAGAGAGCTTGAACCCCTTCTATATAGCATGCTGTGTTATTTTATAACTCACCATGATCGCATTATTAGCCGACAAGAACTTATCGATAATGTCTGGCAGCAAGCTTATGTTGATGATAATGCCATCAACAGGGCAATTTCTGAATTACGTAAGGCACTCAAATCTGAAATACAAAGGGGTCATATATTAAAAACCCACTATCGTAAAGGGTATAGTTTTTTACTCGAAATAGAGGTCGTTTATCACCCCCAAAAAAATCCACCAACCACAGAACCCTTAATAACTACTTCAGCATCCCAACCTACGGCAGAAAAAGTTGATACGGATAACTCAGAAAAAAAACCATTAGCGACAAAAGACTTTTCACATCCTAAGCAAGTCAAAATAAAATACTTATATGTATTTACCTGCTTGGTTATCGTCCTTACATTTGGAGTGCTATTCAAATATATCTACCCGTTGGCAACGATAACTTCAGATAATAAAATAGAAAAAAAGCAGTCTTTAGTATACAGCCAGGAAATTCTGGCATGGGAAAAAGGCACGGTCACCATCCCTAAGCTATCAAAAAACAAGCAGTTGCTCGCTTATTCTTTTATGCCTGAAAACGGCTATAAAGATGCTTTACACATCAAAGATATGGCCACTCTGAAAGAATACAAAATTACCGAACATGAGGCGAATGTATTTCCTGTAGGCTGGTCTGAAAATAACGATCTATTTTATCAAATATTCGATAGAAGTAATAGATGTGAATTATGGCAAGTGAACCTAAATAAACATATTAGCCAAGCCCAACATAAAAAGTTATTTGATTGTAACACCAATAACTTAATAAGTGGCGAAGGGATAAACAACCAATTACTTTATACCAAGTATAACTACCGAAATATTGCTAATTTATCAGCAATCGTCAGCCGGGATCTCACGACAGGTAATGAATTTCAAGTTACCTCGCCGAACATTGAAATACTGGGAGACTATTTTTTAAAAATTTCCAAGAAGAAAGATAAAATACTTTTTTTAAGGATGCAGGCAAAAGGTTCACAAATCTATATCGCCAATATCGATGGTAGCAACCAAAGCATGCTCTTTGACCTTGATTATATTATTGGTGCAGTGAACTGGTCTGCGGATAACGCAGCCATTTTCTGGCATGCCCCCAATCAAAAAAAGCTTTTTACCTATGAACTTACCAGCAAAAAATTAACTGAAGAAGATGTTAACACCCAATATAAACTAGGTAAGCTGTACTCCACTGATATTATCAATAAAGAAAGACTGATTTATAGCACCTATTTTCATGATTACAATATCGCTAAACTTGACTTAACATCTGAAAAAAAAGAACTTTCTGAATATTCCAAAACTGATATTGTCGAACGCCATGTGGTTCCCTACCATAAAAGCAATGAGAGCATTTATGTCGTTCAGCAAGGGGGCAACAGTCTTTGGCACTATAAAGACGGTATCAAAAAGAAAATTAAGGATTTACCTCTTTATAGCGGAAAACTTAAAACCATAGCTATATCGCCAGACGATAGCCAGATACTGGTTGCCTGGAAAGACCGGTTAGTTATCTATCAGCTCAGTGATTTTTCTATAAAAAAAGATGTCAAGCTGGACGGTATCATCAAAACAGCAAGCTGGCCTTTGGCAGAAAAGGTTTTACTCACTTATACCGAATCGTTAAAAACCAATGCTTGGTTTTATGATTTACAAACCGACAACTTGATAAAGTTAACAAATTCACAGCTGATCTCAGCCCAATTAATAAATGAAAATGAGCTGCTGTTCCTCAATACAGAAATTCAGCTCATCAAAAAAAATATTGCAACCAGCCATTCTGAGCCTCAAATAAATTTTGCCGGTCAATTAGAGCTTATTTGGAGCGCAAATAATGAACATGTTTATTACAGCTTTGATAAAAGAATAATCTATAAAAAATCACTCAACAATAAAACCCCTGCCGAAGAAGTATTCAGGTTAAAGCATAGTGACGTAGAACAATTACATATTAAAAGCAGTGAGTCAGGCGACGTACTCTATATGACGACATGGAAACAAAAAAATAATTACCTGCTCGATTTGACATTAAAGAAAACACAATAA
- a CDS encoding type VI secretion system Vgr family protein yields MAVSYQFDNRGLYFTDANGDLHLGHKLTIEEQLSAPFTITGILVSNSFVSADQLGQPITCHWNEIADNKQKEKRVFHGYLTEVQQLEPESEHNYASYRITLRPWLWLLTLRRNYRVFQQQSLSAILSSVFDDAGFSGNYTLGTLPSDERNYCVQYNESDFDFVTRLLAEQGIHYYFSHSSNSHQLTLHDPASPYEDAEVGKLDYISERSGEQQLISRWQPKLRVHSKSVNTVNYDYASSQLIESGDKSSSHTIANNQKLTQYHFGAHSVKGDISDVNSTVADNELNKLQGDYSAVEGSSKVEELTLATQFSLANHPDSSQVGKYAIEAITHTIDASEQAVVYSNDFFCRPAAYPGYPKASPKPQISGLQTAIVIGGDSGQPQHDASGRIKVQFHWDQVGGDSPSCWIRVAQPMASSSLGMQFIPRVDDEVLVSFVNSDPDQPVIIGSVYNSKNPPPYAELNSTQSGIKTQLGETANEIRFDDKSDNEQLYFHAAKDYVVEVENNLTETITAEYSSTTQKAMTITGNDNYSLTIAETLAEKAKEITITADDKITLTVGSNSIEISTSGIAIDCDKLTVNSSGNIEMSGSKISTSSTGNTEISASGNFTASASANAELSGSAGATVSSSAQAKVSGSAGAELSSSAMTKVSSSGITQIQGSLVQVN; encoded by the coding sequence ATGGCGGTTTCTTATCAATTTGATAATCGCGGACTCTATTTCACCGATGCAAACGGCGATCTCCACCTCGGCCATAAATTGACTATAGAAGAGCAATTATCCGCGCCTTTTACCATTACCGGCATCCTGGTCAGTAACAGCTTTGTCAGTGCCGATCAGCTGGGACAGCCCATAACCTGCCACTGGAATGAAATTGCCGATAACAAGCAAAAAGAAAAGCGGGTCTTTCACGGCTACCTCACCGAAGTGCAGCAGCTCGAACCCGAGTCAGAGCATAACTACGCCAGCTACCGTATTACCCTGCGCCCCTGGTTATGGCTGCTGACCCTGCGCCGCAACTACCGGGTTTTCCAGCAGCAAAGCCTGAGCGCCATTTTATCTTCCGTTTTCGACGACGCCGGCTTTTCCGGCAATTATACCCTGGGCACTTTACCCTCGGATGAGCGCAACTATTGCGTGCAATACAACGAAAGCGATTTTGATTTTGTCACCCGGCTGCTGGCGGAGCAAGGCATACATTATTACTTCAGCCACAGCAGCAACAGCCATCAGCTGACCCTGCATGATCCCGCGTCCCCGTATGAAGACGCCGAAGTAGGCAAACTGGACTATATCAGTGAACGCTCCGGCGAGCAGCAGCTGATCAGCCGCTGGCAACCGAAATTACGGGTGCACAGTAAATCCGTCAATACCGTCAATTACGATTACGCCAGCAGCCAGTTGATTGAAAGCGGCGATAAAAGCTCGTCTCATACTATCGCCAATAACCAGAAGCTGACCCAGTATCATTTTGGCGCCCATTCGGTGAAAGGGGATATCAGCGATGTCAACTCCACCGTGGCAGATAACGAACTGAACAAGCTCCAGGGGGATTACAGCGCGGTGGAAGGCAGCAGCAAGGTCGAAGAACTGACCCTGGCGACCCAGTTCAGCCTGGCCAACCACCCGGACAGCAGCCAGGTAGGCAAATATGCCATAGAAGCCATTACCCATACCATAGACGCCTCCGAACAGGCGGTGGTGTATTCGAATGACTTTTTCTGCCGTCCGGCCGCTTACCCCGGCTACCCGAAAGCCAGCCCTAAACCGCAAATCAGCGGCCTGCAAACGGCCATCGTGATCGGCGGCGACAGCGGCCAGCCGCAGCACGATGCCAGCGGCCGTATCAAGGTACAGTTTCACTGGGATCAGGTCGGCGGCGACAGCCCCAGTTGCTGGATCCGGGTGGCTCAGCCCATGGCCAGCAGCAGTTTGGGCATGCAGTTTATTCCCCGGGTGGACGATGAGGTGCTGGTGAGTTTTGTCAACAGCGACCCGGACCAGCCGGTGATCATCGGCAGTGTTTATAACAGCAAGAATCCGCCGCCCTACGCCGAGCTCAACAGTACCCAGAGCGGCATCAAAACCCAGCTGGGGGAAACCGCCAACGAAATACGCTTTGACGATAAGTCCGACAATGAACAGCTTTATTTCCATGCCGCCAAAGATTATGTGGTGGAAGTAGAAAACAACTTAACGGAAACCATCACCGCGGAATATAGCAGCACCACACAAAAGGCGATGACGATAACCGGCAATGACAATTACTCGTTAACCATAGCGGAAACCCTGGCGGAAAAAGCCAAGGAAATTACCATTACCGCGGATGACAAGATCACCTTAACCGTCGGCAGCAACTCAATTGAGATCAGCACCAGTGGTATCGCCATTGATTGCGATAAACTGACCGTGAATTCCAGCGGTAATATCGAGATGAGCGGCAGCAAAATCAGTACTTCCAGCACGGGGAATACCGAGATCAGCGCCAGCGGCAATTTCACCGCCAGCGCCAGTGCCAATGCCGAATTATCCGGCAGCGCCGGGGCTACCGTCAGCAGCTCGGCCCAGGCAAAAGTCAGCGGCAGCGCCGGGGCAGAGCTAAGCTCATCCGCCATGACCAAGGTCTCTTCCTCCGGTATCACCCAGATCCAGGGTTCACTGGTACAGGTCAACTAA